The Choloepus didactylus isolate mChoDid1 chromosome 16, mChoDid1.pri, whole genome shotgun sequence genomic interval AGAGCACTgggcccccaccccagggctgaGCACCCTCCCCCGAGCGTGCTGGGCTCCTCGGCAGCAGCCGGGAAAACATCACGTCTGGTCTTTGCTCACTCTTCCCCAGATTGGCACAAGTGGGGCTGATGGCTCACGTCACAAAGGCACTTTGTGCTCTGCTGCCTTTTTTTCGGTGGAACAACTCCTCCTTGTATTTCTTCACTTTTCTGGTGGTGAGCACTCTCCCCCATAAATATGACGGAACAGGTGTTGCTCGGCTCCTAACTGAGTTTCCAGCTGTCCTCCTCCGACACAGACCAGGCAAAATCTGTTGTTCCGTCCTTTTAGGCAGACTGAAGAACCATCGAGCCCGAGATGGAGGCCTTCCTTGCAGGATATGGCAGTTTTGCTGCCAGAAGATGGTCGGGAAAGCCTGGCTGGCTAACAAAGACAGGCCTTCAGCGGCTGGGTGTAGTTCCAGTCCTGCATCCCCTTTGGCAGAAGCACAGAGACTGCTGCGGGGTGGCCAGccagcaaaattaggaaataaggACCTCTTTTATTTACTCAGGCTGCTGAATCATGGGCATTCCTGTCTGCTTGGAGAAAAGTCAGGCGGCTCTACTTTCCACTGCAAGTCTCAGGAGTGCTGGAGACTTTCATCTCAGAGTGTTCACACACTTGTTTTAATGTGCTTTATGGAAATGGTGAAATGCAGCAAGTACAGTTGCCGTAGAAAAACATCTGCACTAACTATGCACACACATTTGCATCTTTAAATAGACTTTTAGGCTGTGGAGCTGGTTTCCAGCAAAGTTTTTTTCAGCTCTGCGGGCTCCATCTCTCCCAGAGTCAGCGAGTGTGAAGTGACttattccaaaaattaaaatttaacatggaCATGTTAAGTACTTCACATTGAAATGCAGAAAACTTGCCATAACACTGAGAGACATTCCCTGTAAGTAGCACTTAGTGagttccagaagggaaaaaagagtGCCAGTTGATTCAGAAACTGGTGTTGAAAGAATTCTCCATAGTTTCTtccatatgttaaaaaaaaaaaatcaaaatgtttaaATCTGTATTAGCCATTTACACATAGTTTTTGTTTTAACTGCCAAAAAGTTTGAGTTAATGGGGATGGGTAGATTTCAAGGAGTTCGGAATACCAGAGAATGTTGGCAAGGGTCTTGGGAGTGTCTGATACCCTTAAAGCATGGACCTAACCCCACTGGGAATTTTGTCAGTGAGTTCCTTGTGTGTCCCTGGGAGAATAGATCCATTTATAGTACCAGTAAGATGAGATGCTTTGGTTTAGAGTTTAACACAAAAAATCAGCCTTTTCTGAaaccttcatttatttattttaatcatagCATTCCCTGCTCCAGCTTTTTCCTTCTGCTCAGTCCCCTCCAGCCTCCTGCCCTGAGAAGCCCTATGAATGCTGTAGGCAATTTCTGTGTATTTCAGCTGCAAAGACATTATTTGTGattatcactttttctttcaAGGTCAAGTAAGAATTTCAGTCCTAAAGGAGAAgggatggggagaagggagaatAGGTTTCCAGCTCCCTTGACTCCTGCTTTGGGTAAAATCCTGGAACTAACCCTCAGCTTGCTTGTCATGTAGTTGAGATTTACAAGTTTAAGAGAACAGTTATGTAATAGGTACAGTCAGGCATGAACCACAAACAAGAACCTGATTTAAGCACGGTGTCAGTGATTGTACACTATTTATAACGGGCCATTGCTCGTAATTCTTTATACATTTGTATAATAATATATCACACCCCTATGCGATCTACAATTTAAGAATAAATTCACTTAGTAAATTTTCACCCTTGATAGTTATGCTCTTCCAGTCTAGATGCATGACAAATTCtgattcactgttttcctgacaCGTACAAATGAGATGAtgtgtttgaaagtatttttaaatgtgacAAGACTTAAGCCTAAAAGATAAACATGAAACGTGGTGTGGTAGGTTTTATCTAGAGTGCTGAGAAAATTTAATAAGtagtaattttttctttcaggggAAATATTCAAAACTTTGGTTTGTTGTAGGGATGTCAGTTTTTGGTGACTTAAGCTGTTTTAAGGGGAAAACGTGAATCGTCACTGAGGTgttctttggttttaattttttgaattgtttttctgaATGCTGGGTGGTGAATCTAGTTTCTCTGCATTTCTTCTTTGTATGTATTCACTCTTAATTATAAATCACACCTGAAATTATGAGACCCTTTCTTATGTGATAACATGTTGGGCTATGGAGTCACATAAACGAGGCTGCAAAAGCATGCAGTTTTCAACTTGAATTGCGAAGCTTTGTTGCAGTGGGCAAGGATCCAGGAATGGTGTTTGGTTGTTTTCTCAGAGTTAGATGGTTGCCATCTGGCAGTGATAGTGAGATGGTGTTGTCATCAGTTTCTAGATGCAGGAAAGGAATGATCCTCATCTGTTTCCTGTGGATAAGCAAGAGGTTGATAATCTAGTAAAATCTTGTTACCTTAAAGAAAGCAGACTTGGAATTTGTTTACATAGTGCTTGCCAGTTCTACTTTTCTGTTAATAATTTAGCTTGTTCGTGAACTTTAGTTTtggaagaatttaaaaatctattttataatGTTCTAATTGAACCTCTTGTTTGAATAGAAACACTCCCCCCATCACCTACACCCTGTGGTCTTGTTTGTATTTATGAGGTATCTTGCTCTTTGGAAGAGcagaaagcttttaaaatttcttctgctCTCGATTGATAGATTGTTTTGAAACACGAAAAAGAGGTTTCACAACCTGTTTTGAAAAGGTCTTGTTTTCCATTTGAATGTCATGTAGACAACAGAAATGAGTGCTCATTTGCTTAGaagatagtttaaaaaaaaactcacctAATATAAAATAGTTACTTTATGGATAACCTGCTAAGTTTATATCTGGCTTTCAggcttgtttgtcttttctttgttaCTCATAAATCTTTCAGCATTTACCATAATCATTTATCACTTTtcctgtttccagtttttcacaaGTTGCTTTGTCTCTGCTCACCTCAAAGTGCAGGTCCTGTTTAGCTAAGGAAGTTCAGGCCGCTGAAGCTTTTGCAAAAGGAAGAAATGGTGGGCCACCTCTTGAACTTTCCAAACAAAATACACTATTAAAATCTGGCCCTTGTGAAACTCTCATTTTTTCTTgatcccagctgagcccagctaCATGTAATATCTAGCAGTACCCTTCTAACATTTAATAATCCATTTTCTGGCCCATGGTATTCGAATCTTTCAGTTATTGAAGAAATCCTGGTTGTCTTTCATTACACAAGACATAATTATTATTgtgttttctgtcttctttcatgtgcttactttttaatatttttttgctGAAAGCAATAAGGTCTATATCAGTAATAACCCCATAGAAGATTTTGGTCCTCAGAATTGcctttttatataaaaacaagcaaaatgcagagggaattttttattaaatattagacATCTGGGTTGACTGCATTAATTTTAAATCATTCCTGtaatatttcctcttttcattTGGTTCTTCAGATGGTCACATAATATGCAAATCATTTTAGAATGAATacaaaagaaacattaaatatattaaaatctgcattttaataaaatagtCAAGTGTAATATATATCTTGCTTCTAAAGAAGAATGATAAAAGGTAATGAAAGGGTAATTTAGACATAGAACTATAAAATATCTTTCTATATTTCACAAACCCATAGAAAGTCAAGGTAGAATAAAAGCTTTTGGGCTCAGATTTTTAAGTGTCCCATTCAgaccttctctcctttttttttttttcctgaaatgttCTCGATGGCCCATCCATCTTGTCGAAATGGCACAGGAAACCCACTCTTGAGTGCTCAGCGTGTGGAATGAACTGTTCCATTGCTTCTTGTTGCAGATGGAGTGGATGTTGAAGATGACCCTACGTGCTCGTGGCCGGCCTCCTCGCCTTCTAGCAAGGACCAGACCTCCCCTAGCCATGGCGAAGGCTGTGATTTTGGAGAGGAGGAAGGTGGCCCCGGGCTTCCATACCCGTGCCAATTCTGTGACAAGTCGTTTAGCCGCCTCAGCTACCTAAAGCACCACGAGCAGAGTCACAGCGACAAACTGCCTTTCAAATGCACCTACTGCAGCAGGCTGTTCAAGCACAAGCGGAGCCGCGATCGTCACATAAAACTCCACACGGGGGACAAGAAGTACCACTGCAGCGAGTGTGATGCTGCCTTCTCCAGGAGCGACCACCTGAAGATCCACTTGAAGACCCACACGTCCAACAAGCCATATAAATGTGCCATCTGCCGCCGGGGCTTCCTCTCCTCTAGTTCCCTCCACGGACACATGCAGGTTCATGAGAGGAACAAGGACGGTTCCCAGTCCGGCTCCAGGATGGAGGACTGGAAAATGAAGGACACTCAGAAGTGCAGCCAGTGCGAGGAAGGCTTTGACTTCCCAGAAGACCTCCAGAAGCACATTGCCGAGTGCCATCCGGAATGCTCCCCGAACGAGGACCGGGCGGCCCTCCAGTGTATCTACTGCCACGAACTGTTTGTAGAGGAGACCTCATTGATGAACCACATGGAGCAGGTGCACAGTGGGGAGAAGAAGAACTCATGCAGCATCTGCTCGGAAAGTTTCCATACTGTGGAGGAGCTGTACAGCCACATGGACAGTCACCAGCAGCCCGAGTCCTGCAACCACAGCAACAGCCCTTCGCTGGTCACTGTGGGCTACACCTCCGTATCCAGCACGACGCCAGATTCCAACCTCTCTGTTGACAGCTCGACGATGGTGGAAGCCGCCCCGCCAATCCCAAAGAGTCGCGGGAGGAAGCGTGCTGCTCAGCAAGCCCCTGACATGACCGGCCCCTCGAGTAAGCAGGCGAAAGTTACCTACAGCTGCATTTACTGCAGTAAGCAGCTGTTTTCGAGTCTGGCAGTTCTGCAGATTCACCTGAAAACTATGCATCTGGATAAGCCAGAACAGGCCCACATCTGTCAGTATTGCTTGGAGGTATTGCCCTCACTGTATAACCTGAACGAACATCTTAAGCAAGTGCATGAAGCTCAGGACGCAGGTCTGATTGTTTCCGCCCTGCCGGCCATCGTCTACCAGTGCAACTTCTGTTCCGAAGTTGTCAACGACCTCAACGCTCTTCAGGAGCATATCCGATGTTCTCATGGGTTCACGAACCCTGCGGCTAAGGATAGTAATGCATTCTTTTGTCCCCATTGCTATATGGGGTTTCTCACTGACTCTTCCCTTGAAGAGCATATAAGACAGGTCCATTGTGACCTCGGTGGCTCCCGATTTGGGTCCCCAGTGCTTGGGACGCCAAAAGAACCAGTAGTAGAAGTCTATTCTTGTTCCTATTGCACAAATTCGCCAATCTTCAACAGTGTTCTTAAGCTGAACAAGCATATCAAAGAGAACCATAAAAACATTCCCTTGGCCctgaattacattcacaatgggAAGAAATCCAGGGCCTTGAGCCCCCTGTCTCCTGTGGCCATAGAGCAGACATCTCTAAAGATGATGCAGGCAGTAGGAGGTGGCCCTCCACGTCCCGCGGGAGAGTATATCTGCAATCAGTGTGGTGCTAAGTACACGTCCCTAGATAGCTTTCAGACTCACCTGAAAACTCACCTTGACACTGTGCTTCCGAAATTGACCTGTCCTCAGTGCAACAAGGAATTCCCAAACCAGGAATCCTTGCTGAAACACGTCACCATTCATTTTATGATCACCTCCACCTATTACATCTGTGAGAGTTGCGATAAGCAGTTCACCTCGGTGGACGACCTTCAGAAACACCTGCTGGACATGCACACCTTTGTCTTCTTCCGCTGCACCCTCTGCCAAGAAGTTTTTGACTCAAAAGTTTCCATTCAGCTCCACCTGGCCGTGAAGCACAGTAACGAAAAGAAAGTCTACAGGTGCACATCCTGCAACTGGGACTTCCGCAATGAGACTGACCTGCAGCTCCACGTGAAACACAACCACCTGGAGAATCAAGGGAAAGTGCACAAGTGCATCTTCTGTGGCGAGTCCTTCGGCACTGAGGTGGAGCTTCAGTGCCACATCACCACTCACAGTAAGAAGTACAACTGCAAGTTCTGCAGCAAAGCTTTCCATGCCATTATTTTGCTGGAGAAACACCTGCGGGAAAAGCACTGCGTGTTTGAGACCAAGACTCCCAACTGCGGGACGAATGGTGCTTCTGAGCAGGTACAGAAAGAGGAGGTGGAGCTCCAGACCTTGCTGAGTAACAGCCAGGAGTCCCACAACAGTCATGATGGGAGTGAAGAGGACGTTGACACCTCTGAGCCCATGTACGGCTGTGACATTTGTGGGGCAGCCTACACGATGGAGACCCTGCTGCAGAACCACCAGCTGCGAGACCACAACATCAGACCCGGAGAAAGTGCCATTGTGAAGAAGAAAGCCGAGCTCATTAAAGGGAATTACAAGTGTAACGTGTGCTCTCGAACCTTCTTCTCCGAAAATGGCCTCCGCGAGCATATGCAGACCCACTTGGGGCCTGTCAAACACTACATGTGCCCCATTTGCGGAGAGCGGTTTCCCTCCCTTTTGACCCTTACCGAACACAAAGTTACCCACAGTAAGAGTCTCGATACCGGCAACTGTCGGATCTGCAAGATGCCTCTGCAGAGCGAAGAGGAGTTTTTAGAGCACTGCCAAATGCATCCTGACTTGAGAAATTCCCTAACGGGATTTCGCTGTGTGGTTTGCATGCAGACAGTGACCTCCACCTTAGAACTCAAAATCCACGGCACATTCCACATGCAAAAGACAGGGAATGGGTCAGCGGTGCAGGCCACGGGCCGTGGCCAGCATGTCCAAAAACTGTACAAGTGCGCCAGTTGCCTCAAAGAATTCCGCTCGAAACAAGATCTGGTGAAACTTGATATCAATGGCCTGCCATACGGTCTGTGTGCTGGCTGCGTGAACCTGAGTAAGAGCGCCAGCCCAGGCATCACCGTCCCTCCCGGCTCAAACAGACCAGGTTTGAGTCAGAATGAGAATCTGAGTGCCgttgaggggaaggggaaggcaggGGGACTGAAGACTCGCTGTTCGAGTTGCAATGTTAAGTTTGAATCGGAAAGTGAACTCCAGAACCACATCCAAACCATCCACAGAGAGCTTGTGCCAGATAGCAACAGCACACAGTTGAAAACGCCACAAGTGTCGCCAATGCCCAGAATCAGTCCGTCGCAGTCAGACGAGGTAAACCTGcctttttaatgtttgctgtTTAACCTCCTCGAGAAACCGTCCCCACTCTATGTTTACACGTTCCTCAGCTTTATTTATTGTCGGGTGCCAAGAGATGCTTAGATTGAAATGCAATGGTTTTTTTCCCACCCCCATAGCCATTAGCTAGCAATTACTTGCTTCTTGATAAGCAGTGTTTTTGGCTTGAATGGTGCAAAATAGGATTAATTCCAGTCTCCCTGGGATATTGTCTTCTCTGTGGCTGAGGAGACCAGCGTTCATGCCAATACCACTGAGATCTGGAATCTCAGCATAGCTTCACCGCGACTTGAAATCCCCAGCTATGACTTTTGTGTATGGCAGACAGATAATGGCGTAAAAGTAAGATACTATGAGCCAACAGGCTGGCttaaagaggaaattacaaagaatatatatatttgtgaacAACAAACTGGGTAGGGGTGGCTTTTTAATACCAAGTTGTCAACACTCACTGCTTTGCTTTGTCTTCTGGgtagtgatgaaaatattttctcacaacagagtttttaaaaagccCCCCATTTATTAAGCACAGCGTGCCCAGGCCTCTGTTCAGAGGCACTGTCCCTGGGTCTTCAGACTCTGGGTTGAGGTGGGAAAATTAATGTTCTCATTTCCTTAGTTGAAGAGTAGTTTCATGTTTCCTTTGCCATGATGAGTGCAAGAAACAAGCTCATTTCAAAAGAAATAGTTTTCTGAGTCGTCGTTCCCTGATGCTGAGTAGAGCCTGGtttattttaatggaattttttaatgctttatcACCTGGTTTCTAAGAGGTCTTTCCACGTCCCTACCTGCCCCTATCTGAAGATCCCATCCAAATGAAAACCCCAGGGGGATTCATTTCCCTTCAGTTTGGGGTCACTGCAGTTTCCTTATCTTGCCTCTGCACTCACACCCTCTTGGGGGCCCCCCCTGCTTCTCCGGGTAGATAGGCATCAGTCAGCTGGTAGGGGGGAGCTGAGAAGACTGAAACCCAGCCCATCCTCCTGAAATGTGGTAAACTCCCGAACTCTGAAGCTGCTCACCCTCTCCCCGCTCCAAGTAAATCTGCccttttctcatttaaataaatgaaatcttttCCAACCAACAAGGACAGCTGGAAGAATATGGTATTGATAATGGCTCATGTGTTGGATCATATAATTTCTTTTGAAACAAGTATTGATAGTTGTTGTCACATGAAATGAGTTCTTTTTTccaactctttattttgaaagtgtttaaacCGATAGAAAAGTTAAAGGAATAACAcaatgaatatatgtgtgtgtgtctccatATCGCAGATTTATTAGGTGTTAGTATTTTGCCGcatttattctctctttgtctctcacatCTTTTTTTATTAACCTGAGCCATGTGAAATTAAGCTGCAGATATCATGGTAACTCctaagaataaagacattttcgtATTTAACCATAATCTCattaaggaaatcaaagaaatggGCTAACGAAATTAAATAAATCCATAATATCATCTACCAGAAGTCCATATCCAGATTCCTCCTGTTGTCCTCAAAATGTCTAACAGCTTTTTTCAAAAGAGAATTCTTAAATTATTTATGGAGAAAACTACTCcctccctcttcttttctttttggctcTGTATTCCTGTTTAATTTAAATAGTgtataaaattgattaaaaatgaCTATATTTGTGTGGTGCTTGTGTGctggtgtgtgtgtatttaaaacCAAGCAAAATCGTGTTCTCTTGTTTCCTGTTAGAGTACGTAAAAGGTATATGCCTATTTCTTCTTCTATGTTCGTAGtttctattttctgttatttcttaATTACTATATGTTATAAAGCTAGTTGAGATGAAATATTTCGGAAATGAAGTAGGGCATATGAATAATGTTTTACTATGTTAATTGGGTTAGAGTTACTTGGTGAGGAAAATGTATGGTTAAGGCATGGTCAAGTCTTTAATTATATGTAAAGTCTTGATGATAATTAGAAAACTTATCTATATCCTGCACtggcataaaatatttaaaatatttttaaaggactcttttatttttgttcttaaaataatgtttttttaagcACTTAGCTAGCTGTCAAACATGAAAAATGACTCTTGATGCACAAGGGTACTTCCCTATGAAACCTGATTAATAAGAGCTTGTAGTGATACTTTTAATTGACTAGATATTAGGATTCAGGTGTAAGTATTTCCTTTTTGCCTCAACAGTTCACTAAGTGGTTcaacattttcttcattgttcctATCACCACTTTTTCCTTTGTtatgctatttaaattaaaaaatgttatgtGCTCACTCCCTTCCTGCTACCCTCTACAGTTAAAAACGCACAGCAGACTGTATGATTTGGGCTTGATGGAGAAAATTATCTCAACATATGTAGAATTTTACAAAAAGAACCTAAAAATAATGAgtcagcaagaaaaagacataggATAAATATTAATTTGTTCACACTCCCTGTTAGCTGAGTTAAGCTTCCATGACTTCTCACTGTTGAGTATTGTGTAAAGTTTTTACCAGATTAGGTGAAAAAGAAGCTGTTATATAAGTGTTTGCCAAATGACAGGTCTATCATGTGGGAatacattttatcacagaaaGAAGTATGACGTGTCTGTCTATTGACTTCAATGTCctaggtaggaattgaaggactTAGCAATGTGGGTggtattttcatctcttcttcttGCTGAGGATTGAGACTTCAGAAGCACAAAGACCACAGGAGATAATAAAAcccagatacatatatatattgtcAAGAACAGGATTAGATTTTTCTGGACCATGACTTACAGCACAGAAACATTTTGGTAGACAGAGGCCTGCATCTCTCCAAGACTGAAAAGAAAGTTATTTCATCAAGACTTGATAACTTGATTAAAagggatttaaatttaaatataaatctaaGGAAGAACAAGTACTATATAAAGCCATACACTTGAACAAATGGGTGGAAGATGGGATATGGGACACTCACAAAAGGACGATAGTGAGTGGCTAATAGTGAGTGGAAAGATTTGGAGCCAAAGACAGAAGATCTGAATGTGAACTCCATTTTTTCTGCTTAACACTTTCTGATTTTGTGAAAAATGTTTTGGTTGTACATTTGCAGAGGAGGctatatattttggataatatATTCTGGGGaacctatttttcctttgttcatcAAAGATTGAGTGTGATAACAAGTTACGCATAAACTGTAGTGATTAAAATCTACAGCCTCGTTTCCACAAATACAGAGATATTTGAGACCGAAGAACGCGGTCATCTAGCTTTTCCCTCACACACGAGTCACTGAGCAGAGTTCCTGACATCTGCTATGTGTTAAATAAATGTTAGTGCTGCTTCTGGAGTGCAGTGCTTTTGACCAAGTGTTGCCTCATCTGGACCTCAGAACGTTGTCTCACATCTTTGAATTTCTATGTGAGATGGTGGAAACGTGTCATTCTTCCTCCATTACTCCTGGACCCTTCAAGGCCAGATTTCTCTGAGGGCCTATTTACCCACACTTCAATtcataccatcaccaccactccaTTGAAATTGCTCGTGCCGAGAGTACTAGTTCTCTCCCGTTGCAGGTGCATGTGCAGTACCACAGAATCAGAACTAGAAGGGAAATGGAAGCCATCTAACTGAGCCGTCTTATTTTATAATCAAAGAAACAGGTCCAGATAAATTGAGATTTGTCTGAGATCACACAACTAGTAGTGGTAGATAAGTCATCTTAACTCTTAGTTCAaggttctcttttcatttttccactGGCACTTTCCTCTAGCTAGTCTGATTTCtgtcctttttgttttctcttgccACTCACTTCTTTAACCCAATTGCAAGGTATCTTCTGCTTCCAGCACTCAGATGCAGCTGCTTAATTGATCAATAAAGCATACTTTTTAGAGCCCTTAGCTTGCTCATTGCTTTACTTGACTGTATAGCCATTCCCTCTTTACTGAACCTGTGTCTGCCCTCCTCATTCCCTCCATACCTCTGCAAATGTTCTGtatccttcttctccttcctagAAGTTAGTGTTCCCTTTTGTTACTCTCACCCTGCCCATCTCGCCATGGACCTCAGTCACACCCAGAGCTTTAACTGCACCTGCATGCTGATGACTCTCCAAATAGCATCTCCTAGGGGCAAAAGGGAACTtttcagggtgatgaaaatgttctgtgtcCTGGTTGCGGTGGTGGTTCATGGCCCTGTACATTTTTTATTGCTTGCCAGATAGCACATAAAATTAGTGAATTTTTTTGTTACGTGAATTgcacctcaataaaactgattaaaacaaaaatctccaTCTCAAACCTCTCCAGTGAGTATCAGATTCCTTTACACAGCTGCCTGCTGGACATAACTATCCACATGTCCCCCATGAACTTCAAACACAGTAGGACCAAAACTGAACCCATcgtcttttctcccttcttttcttatattttctatttcgCTTGTTGATCCATTGATCTCCccagtcttttccttttgttccacAAGTTGTCAAGCCAACTTGATTTCAGTTCATATTTATTTCTTGAATCAATCTCCCCCTCTCCATCCCCTTACCACATTTTAAGTTCAGCCTGTGATCATCTTTCAAGTCTGTCTGTCTCCATGTAGCTGATGGAACTATCATCTAAAACAGAAATCTGACTAGCACGCCCTTCCCTGTTTGAAACCTTTTAGGTTCTCTGCATGTCAGTCCCTATAGATGAGGTAACgatctttttattgtgaaatacagggACATTCAGATTTTGGTCCCTGAATGCAATTTCACCACCTTTATTTTTCACTGTACGCTATAATCGGAAATACTTTAATTCAGATACAAcatattttctctgtgttttgcTTAGGCTGTCCTGTCCCTTCTGCCCAGAATAATCTCGGCCCATCTTGATCGCCTTCCTTCTTCCATGAAGCTTTTTTGGAGATCAACCGCTATAGGAGGGACCACAAACATCTCCCTCCCCCTTGAATGCCCTAGGCATAAAAGATGTAATAAACATTATGTAAAAATTGCTGCAGTATTTTATAATTACCTGTTTACATTAGTGTTCCTTTTTCATGAATTCTTTGGTGTGAGAACTTACTCAGTTCCACATTCCTAGGACAGCGCCAGGCCAGAGCAGGCAAATCTCTCAACGTGTGAATGGCACGGAGCTTGTAACTGGCTGGTAGGTGGCTCTCCTAGAGCCTCTTCCTGTGCATGGCAAGGATAATTTGGGACATCAGGAAAGCTAGTCACCTGGCTTTTTTCACGAATGACGCACCTGGCATAGTGTCGGGAACCTAGGAGGTGGTGAATCAATGTTTGTTTTTCTGAGCCCTTTAAATGTAGGATcactattcatatttttatttggacTTAAAATGTTGTCTCATCATTGTCGAAGATCTGCCATAGATATCATGAGCATGTGCTTGTCTGCTGTCATCATCCCCTCCACTTCCAGGCCTGCTTTCCCAAACAAGCTGTAATTGCTCCTGCCAAGGTTACCAGTGAGCTCCAGATTCCAGAGACAGCTACTTTGTCATCATCTTTTCTATAACCCTGGGCTTCCTATCCCATTCAGAATAAAATCCCAGCCCCTCATCCATTTACAGAGGCAAGCGTAGTCGGGCTGTGGCTGGCTCCTCTAACCTCCTGCAGCAGTCTGTCCTGTGCACTGTGTCCCATTCCCTGTACGTGTCCCCTGACCTCCTGAGCATGGCTCTGCCTCAAAGCCTGGAATGTGCTGCTCCCTCCCTGGGCTGCTCCTCTGAACCAGCCTTGCTGCAACTCTGGCTCTCTCTCATCCTTCTGGTGGTCTCcttcttgggcttt includes:
- the ZNF521 gene encoding zinc finger protein 521 isoform X2: MSRRKQAKPRSLKDPNCKLEDKTEDGEAIDCKKRPEDGEELEDEAVHSCDSCLQVFESLSDITEHKINQCQLTDGVDVEDDPTCSWPASSPSSKDQTSPSHGEGCDFGEEEGGPGLPYPCQFCDKSFSRLSYLKHHEQSHSDKLPFKCTYCSRLFKHKRSRDRHIKLHTGDKKYHCSECDAAFSRSDHLKIHLKTHTSNKPYKCAICRRGFLSSSSLHGHMQVHERNKDGSQSGSRMEDWKMKDTQKCSQCEEGFDFPEDLQKHIAECHPECSPNEDRAALQCIYCHELFVEETSLMNHMEQVHSGEKKNSCSICSESFHTVEELYSHMDSHQQPESCNHSNSPSLVTVGYTSVSSTTPDSNLSVDSSTMVEAAPPIPKSRGRKRAAQQAPDMTGPSSKQAKVTYSCIYCSKQLFSSLAVLQIHLKTMHLDKPEQAHICQYCLEVLPSLYNLNEHLKQVHEAQDAGLIVSALPAIVYQCNFCSEVVNDLNALQEHIRCSHGFTNPAAKDSNAFFCPHCYMGFLTDSSLEEHIRQVHCDLGGSRFGSPVLGTPKEPVVEVYSCSYCTNSPIFNSVLKLNKHIKENHKNIPLALNYIHNGKKSRALSPLSPVAIEQTSLKMMQAVGGGPPRPAGEYICNQCGAKYTSLDSFQTHLKTHLDTVLPKLTCPQCNKEFPNQESLLKHVTIHFMITSTYYICESCDKQFTSVDDLQKHLLDMHTFVFFRCTLCQEVFDSKVSIQLHLAVKHSNEKKVYRCTSCNWDFRNETDLQLHVKHNHLENQGKVHKCIFCGESFGTEVELQCHITTHSKKYNCKFCSKAFHAIILLEKHLREKHCVFETKTPNCGTNGASEQVQKEEVELQTLLSNSQESHNSHDGSEEDVDTSEPMYGCDICGAAYTMETLLQNHQLRDHNIRPGESAIVKKKAELIKGNYKCNVCSRTFFSENGLREHMQTHLGPVKHYMCPICGERFPSLLTLTEHKVTHSKSLDTGNCRICKMPLQSEEEFLEHCQMHPDLRNSLTGFRCVVCMQTVTSTLELKIHGTFHMQKTGNGSAVQATGRGQHVQKLYKCASCLKEFRSKQDLVKLDINGLPYGLCAGCVNLSKSASPGITVPPGSNRPGLSQNENLSAVEGKGKAGGLKTRCSSCNVKFESESELQNHIQTIHRELVPDSNSTQLKTPQVSPMPRISPSQSDEKTYQCIKCQMVFYNEWDIQVHVANHMIDEGLNHECKLCSQTFDSPAKLQCHLIEHSFEGMGGTFKCPVCFTVFVQANKLQQHIFSAHGQEDKIYDCTQCPQKFFFQTELQNHTMTQHSS
- the ZNF521 gene encoding zinc finger protein 521 isoform X1, giving the protein MSRRKQAKPRSLKDPNCKLEDKTEDGEAIDCKKRPEDGEELEDEAVHSCDSCLQVFESLSDITEHKINQCQLTDGVDVEDDPTCSWPASSPSSKDQTSPSHGEGCDFGEEEGGPGLPYPCQFCDKSFSRLSYLKHHEQSHSDKLPFKCTYCSRLFKHKRSRDRHIKLHTGDKKYHCSECDAAFSRSDHLKIHLKTHTSNKPYKCAICRRGFLSSSSLHGHMQVHERNKDGSQSGSRMEDWKMKDTQKCSQCEEGFDFPEDLQKHIAECHPECSPNEDRAALQCIYCHELFVEETSLMNHMEQVHSGEKKNSCSICSESFHTVEELYSHMDSHQQPESCNHSNSPSLVTVGYTSVSSTTPDSNLSVDSSTMVEAAPPIPKSRGRKRAAQQAPDMTGPSSKQAKVTYSCIYCSKQLFSSLAVLQIHLKTMHLDKPEQAHICQYCLEVLPSLYNLNEHLKQVHEAQDAGLIVSALPAIVYQCNFCSEVVNDLNALQEHIRCSHGFTNPAAKDSNAFFCPHCYMGFLTDSSLEEHIRQVHCDLGGSRFGSPVLGTPKEPVVEVYSCSYCTNSPIFNSVLKLNKHIKENHKNIPLALNYIHNGKKSRALSPLSPVAIEQTSLKMMQAVGGGPPRPAGEYICNQCGAKYTSLDSFQTHLKTHLDTVLPKLTCPQCNKEFPNQESLLKHVTIHFMITSTYYICESCDKQFTSVDDLQKHLLDMHTFVFFRCTLCQEVFDSKVSIQLHLAVKHSNEKKVYRCTSCNWDFRNETDLQLHVKHNHLENQGKVHKCIFCGESFGTEVELQCHITTHSKKYNCKFCSKAFHAIILLEKHLREKHCVFETKTPNCGTNGASEQVQKEEVELQTLLSNSQESHNSHDGSEEDVDTSEPMYGCDICGAAYTMETLLQNHQLRDHNIRPGESAIVKKKAELIKGNYKCNVCSRTFFSENGLREHMQTHLGPVKHYMCPICGERFPSLLTLTEHKVTHSKSLDTGNCRICKMPLQSEEEFLEHCQMHPDLRNSLTGFRCVVCMQTVTSTLELKIHGTFHMQKTGNGSAVQATGRGQHVQKLYKCASCLKEFRSKQDLVKLDINGLPYGLCAGCVNLSKSASPGITVPPGSNRPGLSQNENLSAVEGKGKAGGLKTRCSSCNVKFESESELQNHIQTIHRELVPDSNSTQLKTPQVSPMPRISPSQSDEKKTYQCIKCQMVFYNEWDIQVHVANHMIDEGLNHECKLCSQTFDSPAKLQCHLIEHSFEGMGGTFKCPVCFTVFVQANKLQQHIFSAHGQEDKIYDCTQCPQKFFFQTELQNHTMTQHSS